In Fluviispira sanaruensis, a genomic segment contains:
- a CDS encoding GNAT family N-acetyltransferase, translating to MKLSKKPYFSTKRLQLRYITEQDVDDIFYFAKNSNITRYTTFDTHRNIQDSYNFIRRSRALNIKDPLNPLAIVIQESGKEKMIGTVGLFHGSMCKENTLELGYALGEDWWGKGYVVEAAQILINHAFKQTSTHRIQAVCVRENIGSFRVMEKLGMQREGILRKYAYKNDYHYDLYMYSLLKEEWEVFK from the coding sequence ATGAAATTGAGCAAAAAACCTTATTTTTCAACAAAAAGACTCCAGCTCCGCTATATTACAGAGCAAGATGTTGATGATATATTTTATTTTGCAAAAAACAGTAATATTACCCGTTATACAACTTTTGATACCCATAGAAATATCCAAGACAGCTATAATTTCATTAGAAGAAGCCGTGCTCTCAACATCAAAGATCCCCTAAACCCATTAGCCATTGTCATACAAGAGAGTGGGAAGGAGAAAATGATTGGAACTGTCGGATTATTTCATGGATCTATGTGCAAAGAAAACACTCTAGAACTTGGCTATGCCCTCGGCGAAGACTGGTGGGGAAAAGGTTACGTGGTAGAAGCCGCTCAAATCTTAATCAACCATGCTTTTAAGCAAACTAGCACCCATAGAATTCAAGCAGTTTGCGTGAGAGAAAATATTGGTAGTTTTCGGGTAATGGAAAAGTTAGGAATGCAAAGAGAAGGGATATTAAGAAAATACGCTTACAAAAACGATTATCATTACGACTTATATATGTACTCATTGCTCAAGGAGGAATGGGAAGTTTTTAAATAA
- a CDS encoding universal stress protein, whose product MSMYKKILLCTDFSEDSLKYLGKSFKIAHSFQAETHLCHVVLPVASVPIHGYYYPMDIDLEKKIMEKAEEKMQEVAAQYKLETNQKHVFFGNPKPGIVAFAKENAFDLVIVAGHHHSFIGMLGSTANYIANKIHCDVLIVNN is encoded by the coding sequence ATGTCAATGTATAAAAAAATTCTATTGTGCACTGATTTTTCTGAAGATAGTTTAAAATATTTAGGAAAATCATTCAAAATCGCTCATTCATTTCAAGCAGAAACTCATTTATGTCACGTTGTGCTTCCTGTAGCATCTGTGCCAATTCATGGTTATTATTATCCTATGGATATTGATCTTGAAAAAAAAATAATGGAAAAAGCTGAAGAAAAAATGCAAGAAGTCGCTGCGCAATATAAATTAGAAACCAATCAAAAGCATGTTTTTTTTGGCAATCCGAAGCCTGGAATAGTGGCTTTTGCTAAAGAAAATGCATTTGATCTCGTTATTGTTGCTGGCCATCATCATTCCTTTATTGGTATGCTAGGTTCAACCGCGAATTATATTGCAAATAAAATCCATTGCGATGTTCTTATAGTGAATAATTAA
- a CDS encoding universal stress protein, translated as MYKNILMAIDFSEVTEAVSQKTLLLREITKADVHLCYVLGDESVVAPASYFYYQSFDFNENVLDPLKKKFAELAHHLSISEKNTHFLRGNAKEEILNLSKKLNIDAIIVGGHDHSRLGMLGSVAAVLSNKADCDVLIVKK; from the coding sequence ATGTATAAAAATATATTAATGGCTATCGATTTCTCAGAAGTAACGGAAGCTGTTTCACAAAAAACTCTTTTGTTACGTGAAATAACAAAAGCAGATGTGCATTTATGCTATGTATTGGGTGATGAAAGTGTTGTAGCTCCTGCATCTTATTTTTATTATCAATCCTTTGATTTCAACGAAAATGTCCTCGATCCACTTAAGAAAAAATTTGCAGAATTAGCTCATCATTTATCTATCAGTGAGAAGAACACTCATTTCTTAAGGGGCAATGCAAAAGAAGAAATACTCAATCTTTCTAAAAAATTAAATATCGATGCAATCATTGTTGGTGGACATGATCATTCTCGCTTAGGTATGTTAGGTTCTGTTGCGGCAGTTCTTTCAAATAAGGCTGATTGTGATGTGTTAATCGTTAAAAAGTAA
- a CDS encoding thioredoxin-like domain-containing protein, translating to MPVHAPDFPPQFKWINTKHNLSLANFKGHPILLDFWTYCCINCVHILHDLKKIEEEFCPKGLVVLGVHCAKFSHEKDYENIKDACHRLNIQHPVIVDEEMQLWKKFAVRAWPTFILIDSDGMIAFSASGENKYDILKEHIINLLHNKNLPEIKLCEWENIEDKLNFRYPTKAVATKINNTVHYFVSDTYNNRIVQLNSEGKFISSFGEGILLSPQGCCVWKSELIVCDSEHHRLIAFDLEGKPQRKYRVIAGKGDKGVFESRSEYVAKLAPLNSPTDVCLWGNDLAITCTGSHQIVLFVAKDESILHIAGSGREDIVDGPASFAALAQPSGITAISDTVLAFTDSETSSIRLVVKNWNESGKTMIVSLVGEGLFDFGFCDGLGAEARLQHPLSCAWSSVSNNLYIVDSYNNALRIYSVDKDYLGTVHLSEKLNEPSGISWFDGHLIISDTNCHRIIVIDETKITQKDNIDSLDVIPIENIYSGPFGHISDVPKYMLTQDIV from the coding sequence ATGCCGGTTCATGCCCCCGACTTCCCTCCGCAATTTAAATGGATTAACACAAAACATAATTTAAGTTTAGCAAACTTTAAAGGACATCCAATATTACTCGATTTTTGGACATATTGCTGTATAAACTGCGTACATATATTACATGATTTAAAGAAAATTGAAGAGGAGTTCTGTCCAAAAGGTTTAGTTGTACTAGGAGTGCATTGTGCTAAATTTTCGCATGAAAAAGATTATGAAAATATTAAAGATGCTTGTCACCGTTTAAATATTCAACATCCAGTTATTGTAGATGAAGAAATGCAGCTCTGGAAAAAATTTGCTGTACGCGCTTGGCCAACTTTTATATTAATTGATAGCGATGGAATGATAGCCTTTTCGGCTTCTGGTGAAAATAAATATGATATTCTTAAAGAACATATAATTAATTTGTTGCATAATAAAAATTTGCCAGAGATAAAATTATGTGAATGGGAAAATATAGAAGATAAATTAAATTTTCGTTATCCAACAAAAGCAGTGGCTACGAAAATAAATAATACAGTTCATTATTTTGTATCAGACACTTATAATAATAGAATAGTGCAATTAAACTCTGAAGGAAAATTTATCTCCTCGTTTGGTGAAGGAATTTTATTATCCCCACAAGGTTGTTGCGTTTGGAAAAGTGAACTTATCGTTTGCGACTCTGAGCATCACCGACTTATTGCCTTCGATTTAGAAGGAAAGCCTCAGCGAAAATATCGTGTCATTGCTGGTAAGGGCGATAAGGGGGTTTTCGAAAGTCGTTCAGAGTATGTGGCCAAGTTAGCGCCTCTTAATTCCCCAACCGATGTCTGTTTATGGGGAAATGATCTTGCAATAACTTGTACAGGAAGCCATCAAATTGTCCTATTTGTTGCAAAAGATGAATCTATTTTACATATTGCAGGATCTGGGCGTGAGGACATTGTGGATGGCCCCGCTTCTTTTGCTGCACTTGCTCAGCCATCTGGAATAACAGCAATATCCGACACTGTGCTCGCATTTACCGACAGTGAAACAAGCTCAATTCGTCTTGTGGTTAAAAATTGGAATGAATCTGGTAAAACAATGATAGTGAGTCTCGTAGGAGAAGGGCTTTTCGATTTTGGTTTTTGCGATGGTCTTGGAGCAGAAGCTCGACTCCAACATCCGTTGAGTTGTGCCTGGAGTTCAGTAAGTAACAATCTTTATATCGTTGATAGCTATAATAATGCTCTAAGAATTTATTCTGTTGATAAAGATTATTTAGGAACAGTTCATCTCTCTGAAAAATTAAATGAACCATCAGGTATTTCATGGTTTGACGGACATTTAATTATTTCTGATACAAATTGTCATAGAATTATTGTAATTGATGAAACAAAAATCACGCAAAAAGACAATATCGACTCTTTAGATGTGATTCCTATTGAGAACATATATTCAGGCCCATTCGGACATATTTCAGATGTGCCAAAATATATGTTGACGCAGGATATAGTTTAA
- a CDS encoding ABC transporter ATP-binding protein — protein sequence MMGLNFKVKTLFYLDYNRKTLLKDINFEFNEGEIICFLGNNGAGKSTLLKICAGVVEPSYGQVSINQEKISNINNLYRSRMISWLPQSFTRAENFNVEEFLLLERENNIKFLQKSNNEFSIDFSSLLRDFDIASQAKKEIILLSGGEWKRVQLARIWQRKSKILILDEPDGDLDLKHKINLVEKCREYVVKNKAIIFLATHDLHFAKMIANRICALNNGVLTWNSEADIFWNLNILKKLYDLNNQDEFYFKSKESLSF from the coding sequence ATGATGGGTTTAAACTTCAAGGTAAAAACACTTTTTTATTTAGACTATAATAGAAAAACTTTACTAAAGGATATTAATTTTGAGTTTAATGAAGGTGAAATTATCTGTTTTTTAGGTAACAACGGAGCTGGGAAAAGTACTTTGCTTAAAATATGTGCTGGAGTTGTGGAGCCATCATACGGACAAGTATCAATCAATCAAGAAAAAATAAGTAATATTAATAACTTGTATAGATCTCGTATGATCTCTTGGTTGCCACAGTCATTTACCAGAGCAGAAAATTTTAATGTAGAAGAGTTTTTGCTGCTTGAGCGAGAAAATAATATTAAATTTTTACAGAAATCAAACAATGAATTTTCAATTGACTTTTCGAGTTTATTAAGAGATTTTGATATAGCTTCACAAGCAAAAAAAGAAATTATTCTTTTAAGCGGTGGAGAGTGGAAAAGGGTTCAATTAGCTAGAATATGGCAAAGGAAATCAAAAATATTAATTCTAGATGAACCTGATGGGGATTTAGATTTAAAGCATAAAATAAATCTTGTTGAAAAATGTAGAGAATACGTAGTAAAAAATAAAGCGATAATCTTTTTAGCTACTCATGATTTACATTTTGCAAAAATGATTGCAAATAGAATTTGTGCCTTAAATAATGGAGTTCTTACTTGGAATTCTGAAGCAGATATTTTTTGGAATTTAAATATTCTTAAAAAACTTTATGATTTGAATAATCAAGATGAATTCTATTTTAAATCTAAAGAAAGTTTGAGTTTTTAA
- a CDS encoding FecCD family ABC transporter permease: protein MKSNFSLKVCSIYTFIFFLSAFLSIYHGSVKLSFSEVLNSSFAFSSNEYKILELRFNSLMQAALVGAILALSGCVLQRVLRNPLADPFILGISSGGTCFLALFIILSSTQFFSDLSFQNFIPFQSIFTFIGCFLSFFILIFFRKKIKSVNDEYIYPVIGIIINSFFSSISLMIITLARPEQLSEIHNAMIGTLQPITLIQLFIFYTMSIMPIFFLLRNTNYFDLMLFGDDFSKSMGINPVKLRKTSIVMICFLVSLVVSTAGSIGFIGLIIPHMIRRLHRFSARFECILSMILGAIVLINADTLSRSLFSPAQLPLGIFTAILGAPVLAFILIRKKV, encoded by the coding sequence TTGAAATCAAATTTTTCTCTTAAAGTGTGTTCCATATATACATTCATTTTTTTTCTATCTGCTTTTTTAAGTATTTATCACGGATCAGTAAAGCTTTCTTTTAGCGAAGTTTTAAATTCCTCATTTGCTTTTTCTAGTAATGAATATAAAATACTTGAGTTAAGATTTAATAGTCTTATGCAGGCCGCTTTAGTTGGTGCGATTTTAGCATTAAGTGGATGTGTTTTGCAAAGAGTTCTCAGAAATCCTTTGGCCGATCCTTTTATCCTGGGTATTTCATCAGGTGGTACCTGTTTTTTAGCTCTATTTATTATTCTAAGTTCAACTCAATTTTTTTCTGATTTATCTTTTCAAAATTTTATTCCATTCCAGTCTATTTTTACTTTTATAGGCTGTTTTTTATCTTTTTTTATTTTAATCTTTTTTAGGAAAAAAATTAAGAGTGTGAATGATGAATACATCTATCCTGTGATAGGAATTATTATAAACTCTTTTTTTTCATCGATTTCTCTGATGATTATAACACTTGCAAGGCCAGAACAGCTATCTGAAATTCACAATGCCATGATAGGTACGTTACAGCCAATTACTTTAATTCAATTATTTATTTTTTATACTATGTCTATCATGCCTATTTTTTTTCTTTTAAGGAATACGAATTACTTTGATCTTATGTTGTTTGGAGATGATTTTTCTAAATCAATGGGAATAAATCCTGTTAAATTAAGAAAAACTTCAATAGTAATGATTTGTTTTTTAGTTTCTCTAGTTGTTTCTACAGCCGGGTCAATAGGATTTATTGGTCTGATTATTCCGCATATGATTCGAAGACTGCATAGGTTTTCTGCAAGGTTTGAATGTATTTTAAGTATGATTTTAGGAGCTATAGTCTTAATTAATGCAGATACACTTTCTCGCTCGTTATTTTCACCTGCTCAATTGCCGTTGGGTATTTTTACAGCAATTCTAGGAGCACCCGTATTGGCCTTTATTTTAATAAGGAAAAAAGTTTAA